The DNA region ACAGCTCACATATTTCATAGAAAAAGGAATGTAGCGTCAGGTCCGGTTGTATGAAAAACGGTAAAATGCAGGTTCGTCCTGGTTGCTCTGTTGACACCCGGGGCAGGCTCTCCGCGACATCAGGCACAGCAGCTGCACTTGTCCGAGGCCCCTTTGCAGACGCAGCCCTGGGCACACTTGGCGCAGCCCACGgggcagcaggagcagcagcCTGGGGAAGCGAGGGCAGCGTGCGGTCGGACCACGCGTTGTCCGGAGCCACCCTTCCCAGCAGCAGGCCTGGCCCCAGCTGCCCTCAGGCCCAGACCCTGAGTTTAGGATGGTGTCCTCTGTCCTGAGATAATTGCTCTCAGACACTAGGTTCAGGTTGCCTGCCCCATCTGTGCCCAGGACAGGGCACAGAGCCTTGGAGAGACAGTGAGCAGGGCCTCTGGGGACAAGGAAAGCTAGCGCCCAGCACCGTCAGTGATGTGAGCAAAGTCCTCAGGATCAAAGTGGAGGCAAAGCCCTGACAGAGCAGCTCCCGCTCGGGATAGGGAAGCTCTGGGCTGCTTCGACAGGAAGGGGCTGCCCCAGGTCCGAGAAACCACACACGGTCACTAGTTCATGTCCCTAAAGTGCTTCAGTCCCTGAGAGGACTCAGAAGCGTGACTCGGGAGGCAGGAGGACTAGTTCTACTGACAGGTCTGAGGTTGTTTGTTAATGACCcgtctgggcctcagtctccctgtTCTCTAGTGCGTGCCTGGGTCTCAGTCATCTGGAAGGGGATTCCAGCTCTGATTGTGAATCCCTTCctggtgaggggtgggggggtgggggttacTGGAAAGTTTGGGCGTTACCGGGAAGTTTGGTCACTGTCCTGCTCCTGCCTGCTGAGCCCTGGGCTCCCTGCTCGCACTCAGCCCAGACCCCGCATTCCCAGAGAAGGCCCCGCACACTCACTCTTCTTGCAGGAGGTGCATCTGCAGGCTTTGCAGGTGCAGGAGCCAGCGCAGCTGCAGGAGCCGCCTGCCAGGAAGGGAAAGGCCCGCGGTGAGCAGGGAGAGGGATGCAGGAGCTACAGCAGACGGTCAGCAATGCCTCCCTGAGCCCTCCTCCTCTGTCAGGACCCAGCCCTGGGAGCTCGTGTCCACTCAGGCGGATAGAGAAGCCCCAGCTCCTCTCTTCTGGTCCAAGGAGAGTAGGTCCCCTCCTGATGGACTCCACAGGGAAGGTCCCAGGCTCCAGACCGAGCCCAGGCtgactggggctgggggccagggcccATGGCCTGAACCCGAAAGAGGCAATGTCCCCTCCTCCCATCAAGTCCTGGCAGCTCCGAGGCCTCCTCCAAACACTGGGTCCCGGTCTAGCAGTCCCctgaccagctgggtgacctc from Balaenoptera musculus isolate JJ_BM4_2016_0621 chromosome 19, mBalMus1.pri.v3, whole genome shotgun sequence includes:
- the LOC118884974 gene encoding metallothionein-1E, with amino-acid sequence MDPKCSCPTGGSCSCAGSCTCKACRCTSCKKSCCSCCPVGCAKCAQGCVCKGASDKCSCCA